A window of the Streptomyces griseochromogenes genome harbors these coding sequences:
- the leuS gene encoding leucine--tRNA ligase produces MSETNPAATAAASAEAAPHRYTAAMAADIEARWQDFWDADGTYAVPNPKGDLAGDPELVAKPKKFIMDMFPYPSGAGLHVGHPLGYIATDVYARFQRMTGHNVLHTLGFDAFGLPAEQYAVQTGTHPRVSTEANIENMKSQLRRLGLGHDKRRSFATIDPDYYKWTQWIFLQIFNSWYDDEAGKARPISELIARFESGERPVPGTTRAWGELSAAERADVLGEYRLAYASDAPVNWCPGLGTVLANEEVTADGRSERGNYPVFKAKLRQWNMRITAYADRLLEDLEELDWPEAIKLQQRNWIGRSEGARVDFPIDGEHITVFTTRPDTLFGATYMVLAPEHPLVEKFTPAAWPEGTHEVWTGGHATPAEAVAAYRAQAASKSDVERQAEAKDKTGVFTGAFATNPVNGEKIPVFIADYVLMGYGTGAIMAVPAHDGRDFAFARAFELPVNCVVEPTDGRGTDASTWDDAFVSYDAKIVNSTGDGVTLDGLGVVEAKARITEWLQDQGIGEGTVNFRLRDWLFSRQRYWGEPFPIVYDEDGIAHALPESMLPLELPEVEDYSPRTFDPDDANTQPETPLSRNEEWVNVTLDLGDGPKKYRRETNTMPNWAGSCWYELRYLDPHNSEKLVDPEIEQYWMGPREGQPHGGVDLYVGGAEHAVLHLLYARFWSKVLYDLGHVSSAEPFHKLFNQGMIQAYVYRDNRGIAVPAAEVEERDGAYFYEGEKVSRLLGKMGKSLKNAVTPDEIAAEYGADTLRLYEMAMGPLDVSRPWDTRAVVGQFRLLQRLWRNIVDENTGEATVTDAESDEETLRALHKAIDGVRQDLEGLRFNTAIAKVTELNNHLTKAGVAVPRSVAEPLVLMVAPLAPHVAEELWRKLGRTDSVVHQDFPVADARYVVDETVTCVVQIKGKVKARLEVPPAISDEELEKVALSDGKVVAALDGAGIRKVIVRAPKLVNIVPA; encoded by the coding sequence ATGAGCGAGACGAACCCCGCTGCCACCGCTGCCGCGTCGGCGGAGGCCGCGCCGCACCGCTACACGGCCGCCATGGCAGCCGACATCGAGGCACGCTGGCAGGACTTCTGGGACGCCGACGGCACGTACGCGGTACCGAACCCCAAGGGTGACCTGGCCGGCGACCCGGAGCTGGTCGCCAAGCCCAAGAAGTTCATCATGGACATGTTCCCGTACCCCTCGGGTGCGGGCCTGCACGTCGGCCACCCGCTGGGCTACATCGCCACCGACGTCTATGCCCGGTTCCAGCGCATGACCGGCCACAACGTCCTGCACACCCTGGGCTTCGACGCCTTCGGCCTGCCCGCCGAGCAGTACGCGGTGCAGACCGGCACGCACCCGCGCGTGTCCACCGAGGCCAACATCGAGAACATGAAGTCCCAGCTGCGCCGGCTGGGCCTGGGCCACGACAAGCGCCGGTCGTTCGCCACGATCGACCCGGACTACTACAAGTGGACCCAGTGGATCTTCCTGCAGATCTTCAACTCCTGGTACGACGACGAGGCCGGCAAGGCCCGTCCGATCTCCGAGCTGATCGCCCGGTTCGAGTCCGGTGAGCGCCCGGTTCCGGGCACCACGCGCGCGTGGGGCGAGCTGAGCGCCGCCGAGCGTGCGGACGTCCTGGGCGAGTACCGCCTGGCCTACGCCTCCGACGCGCCGGTCAACTGGTGCCCCGGTCTGGGCACCGTGCTGGCCAACGAGGAGGTCACCGCCGACGGCCGCTCCGAGCGCGGAAACTACCCGGTCTTCAAGGCCAAGCTGCGCCAGTGGAACATGCGCATCACCGCCTACGCGGACCGGCTGCTGGAGGACCTGGAGGAGCTGGACTGGCCCGAGGCCATCAAGCTGCAGCAGCGCAACTGGATCGGCCGCAGCGAGGGTGCCCGCGTCGACTTCCCGATCGACGGCGAGCACATCACGGTCTTCACCACCCGCCCGGACACCCTGTTCGGCGCGACCTACATGGTGCTGGCCCCCGAGCATCCGCTGGTCGAGAAGTTCACCCCGGCCGCCTGGCCGGAGGGCACCCACGAGGTGTGGACCGGCGGTCATGCCACCCCGGCCGAGGCCGTCGCCGCCTACCGCGCGCAGGCCGCCTCCAAGTCGGACGTGGAGCGCCAGGCCGAGGCCAAGGACAAGACCGGCGTCTTCACCGGCGCCTTCGCGACCAACCCGGTCAACGGCGAAAAGATCCCGGTCTTCATCGCCGACTACGTCCTGATGGGCTACGGCACCGGCGCGATCATGGCCGTCCCCGCGCACGACGGTCGTGACTTCGCCTTCGCGCGGGCCTTCGAGCTGCCTGTCAACTGTGTGGTCGAGCCGACCGACGGCCGCGGCACCGATGCGTCCACCTGGGACGACGCCTTCGTGTCGTACGACGCGAAGATCGTCAACTCCACGGGCGACGGCGTCACCCTGGACGGCCTGGGCGTCGTCGAGGCCAAGGCCCGCATCACCGAGTGGCTGCAGGACCAGGGCATCGGCGAGGGCACCGTCAACTTCCGCCTGCGCGACTGGCTGTTCAGCCGCCAGCGCTACTGGGGCGAGCCCTTCCCGATCGTCTACGACGAGGACGGCATCGCCCACGCGCTGCCCGAGTCGATGCTGCCGCTGGAGCTGCCGGAGGTCGAGGACTACAGCCCCCGCACCTTCGACCCGGACGACGCGAACACCCAGCCCGAGACCCCCCTGTCGCGCAACGAGGAGTGGGTCAACGTCACCCTGGACCTGGGCGACGGGCCGAAGAAGTACCGCCGCGAGACCAACACCATGCCCAACTGGGCCGGTTCCTGCTGGTACGAGCTGCGCTACCTGGACCCGCACAACAGCGAGAAGCTGGTCGACCCGGAGATCGAGCAGTACTGGATGGGCCCGCGCGAGGGCCAGCCGCACGGTGGCGTCGATCTGTACGTCGGCGGCGCCGAGCACGCCGTGCTGCACCTGCTGTACGCGCGCTTCTGGTCCAAGGTCCTGTACGACCTGGGGCACGTCTCCTCCGCCGAGCCGTTCCACAAGCTGTTCAACCAGGGCATGATCCAGGCCTACGTCTACCGCGACAACCGTGGCATCGCGGTGCCGGCCGCCGAGGTGGAGGAGCGCGACGGCGCCTACTTCTACGAGGGCGAGAAGGTCAGCCGCCTGCTGGGCAAGATGGGCAAGTCGCTGAAGAACGCGGTGACTCCGGACGAGATCGCCGCCGAGTACGGGGCCGACACGCTGCGCCTGTACGAGATGGCGATGGGTCCGCTGGACGTCTCCCGGCCCTGGGACACGCGCGCGGTGGTCGGCCAGTTCCGGCTGCTGCAGCGGCTGTGGCGCAACATCGTCGACGAGAACACCGGCGAGGCCACCGTCACCGACGCCGAGTCCGACGAGGAGACGCTGCGCGCCCTGCACAAGGCGATCGACGGCGTGCGCCAGGACCTGGAGGGCCTGCGCTTCAACACCGCCATCGCCAAGGTCACCGAGCTGAACAACCACCTGACGAAGGCCGGTGTCGCGGTACCTCGTTCGGTCGCCGAGCCGCTGGTGCTGATGGTCGCCCCGCTGGCCCCGCACGTCGCCGAGGAGCTGTGGCGCAAGCTGGGCCGCACCGACTCGGTCGTCCACCAGGACTTCCCGGTCGCCGACGCCCGGTACGTGGTGGACGAGACCGTGACCTGTGTCGTGCAGATCAAGGGCAAGGTCAAGGCCCGCCTGGAAGTGCCGCCGGCCATCTCCGATGAGGAACTGGAGAAGGTGGCGCTGTCCGACGGGAAGGTCGTCGCGGCGCTGGACGGCGCGGGCATCCGCAAGGTGATCGTGCGGGCGCCGAAGCTGGTGAACATCGTTCCCGCGTGA
- a CDS encoding histidine phosphatase family protein: MSATGEVSDRKGRGRRIILWRHGQTSWNVERRFQGTTDVELTETGIGQARRAARLLASLRPDAIVSSDLQRAAHTAAELAALTGLDIVREEGLRETYAGVWQGLTHEEIIVRYGEQYAAWKRGEAVRRGGGELETEVADRAAPVVLGHAEKLPEDGTLVVVSHGGTIRTTIGRLLGLEAHHWESLGGLSNCCWSVLGEGARGWRLLEHNAGTLPEPVLGDDD, translated from the coding sequence ATGAGCGCCACCGGCGAGGTGAGCGACCGCAAGGGCCGGGGCCGCCGCATCATCCTGTGGCGGCACGGCCAGACCTCGTGGAACGTGGAGCGCCGGTTCCAGGGCACCACGGACGTCGAGCTGACCGAGACCGGTATCGGCCAGGCCCGCCGTGCCGCGCGCCTGCTCGCCTCCCTGAGGCCCGACGCGATCGTCTCCTCGGACCTGCAGCGGGCGGCGCACACGGCCGCCGAGCTGGCCGCCCTCACCGGTCTCGACATCGTCCGCGAGGAGGGCCTGCGCGAGACCTACGCGGGCGTCTGGCAGGGGCTGACCCACGAGGAGATCATCGTCCGCTACGGCGAGCAGTACGCCGCCTGGAAGCGCGGCGAGGCGGTCCGCCGCGGCGGCGGCGAACTGGAGACCGAGGTCGCCGACCGAGCCGCTCCCGTCGTGCTGGGGCACGCCGAGAAGCTGCCCGAGGACGGCACCCTCGTGGTGGTCAGTCACGGCGGCACCATCCGCACCACCATCGGCCGTCTCCTCGGCCTGGAAGCCCACCACTGGGAGAGCCTCGGCGGCCTCTCGAACTGCTGCTGGTCCGTGCTCGGCGAAGGCGCCCGCGGCTGGCGCCTGCTGGAGCACAACGCCGGCACCCTCCCGGAGCCCGTCCTCGGCGACGACGACTGA
- the rsfS gene encoding ribosome silencing factor, translating into MTATDRSLELINTAAQAAADKLAHDVIAYDVSDVLSITDAFLLASAPNDRQVKAIVDEIEERLLKELGAKPVRREGDRDSRWILLDYVDIVVHVQHSEERVFYALERLWKDCPEIELPADAKATRGKAEEHAKLQAAEGADEPGGQW; encoded by the coding sequence GTGACCGCCACCGACCGTTCCCTTGAGCTCATCAACACCGCCGCGCAGGCAGCGGCCGACAAGCTCGCCCACGACGTCATCGCCTACGACGTCAGCGACGTGCTGTCGATCACGGACGCATTCCTGCTGGCCTCCGCGCCGAACGACCGCCAGGTCAAGGCGATCGTCGACGAGATCGAGGAGCGCCTGCTGAAGGAACTCGGCGCCAAGCCGGTACGTCGCGAGGGCGACCGCGACTCCCGCTGGATCCTGCTCGACTACGTCGACATCGTCGTCCACGTCCAGCACAGCGAGGAGCGGGTCTTCTACGCCCTGGAGCGGCTGTGGAAGGACTGCCCCGAGATCGAGCTGCCCGCCGACGCCAAGGCCACCCGTGGCAAGGCCGAGGAGCACGCCAAGCTGCAGGCCGCCGAGGGCGCCGACGAGCCGGGCGGACAGTGGTGA
- a CDS encoding helix-turn-helix transcriptional regulator, translated as MGTTTQRRRPELAAFLRGRRARVTPADVGMPPGLRRRTPGLRREEVAQLSGVGVTWYTWLEQGRPINASPQVLDAIARTLRLDTPEREHLYRLAEVPFDPTPGDLTHRVGPEVQGIIDALEPLLAVVYNSRYDVLATNPAYRDLFVVPETLRIGVANVLWTLFTVPEETCPVVHRDSELPLMVATLRSAYGRHVGEPAWEEYIRALSAASPHFARVWASGEVTPPGPRVKTFRHQAVGEIRMTSQSLSIDGMPECRIVVYTPADEEARTKVASLRERRQQLRPPADGEAAEIVRRWNAENPAP; from the coding sequence ATGGGGACGACGACACAACGACGCAGGCCGGAGCTGGCCGCCTTTCTGCGCGGCAGGCGGGCGCGGGTGACACCGGCCGATGTGGGCATGCCGCCGGGCCTGCGGCGGCGCACACCCGGGTTGCGCCGGGAGGAGGTCGCCCAGCTCTCGGGTGTGGGAGTGACCTGGTACACCTGGCTGGAGCAGGGCCGGCCGATCAACGCTTCGCCGCAGGTGCTGGACGCGATCGCACGCACACTGCGGCTGGACACACCGGAGCGGGAGCACCTGTACCGGCTGGCGGAGGTGCCCTTCGACCCGACACCGGGGGATCTGACCCACCGCGTCGGCCCCGAGGTGCAGGGCATCATCGACGCCCTCGAACCGCTGCTCGCGGTGGTCTACAACTCGCGCTACGACGTCCTGGCCACCAACCCGGCCTACCGCGATCTGTTCGTGGTGCCGGAGACCCTCCGGATCGGCGTGGCGAACGTGCTGTGGACGCTGTTCACGGTGCCGGAGGAGACATGCCCGGTGGTGCACCGGGACAGCGAGCTCCCGCTGATGGTGGCGACGCTGCGCTCGGCGTACGGCAGACACGTGGGCGAGCCGGCCTGGGAGGAGTACATACGCGCGCTCTCGGCTGCGAGCCCCCACTTCGCGCGGGTGTGGGCGAGTGGCGAGGTGACGCCTCCGGGACCCCGGGTGAAGACGTTCCGTCACCAGGCGGTGGGCGAGATACGGATGACCTCGCAGTCGCTGTCCATCGACGGGATGCCCGAGTGCCGGATCGTGGTCTACACGCCGGCGGACGAGGAGGCACGTACGAAGGTCGCGTCGCTGAGGGAGCGGAGACAGCAGCTGCGGCCCCCGGCCGACGGGGAGGCCGCGGAGATCGTCCGGCGGTGGAATGCAGAAAATCCCGCCCCCTGA
- a CDS encoding cytochrome b/b6 domain-containing protein yields MNPRRSNSSLPKPGRSAYGVATTVVLLLIPVVVVYGGGWLQDFLNFGAGVLSLVSLTSSVIWGLVTQDRLILNTRQRIVAQAIHRVLAVASIAFLLVHVTIKLALGHTVLIAALIPFGLGVKGSAGLIGLGSLAGLLMIFVGVTGALRNQFASPAPVAARWRAMHMLAYPALCAALIHGLFAGRPAKPFFMVSYELCLLGIMAALALRAAPRPLKRKIADRIVAIIGTEERQAFEDLDASRARRAEASSALPGFEDRRAAGAAFPDATTPPAAAAYDSPAAAEPATGFAAAYRAVSTPGRPQQPFATGQTTRMDLPLDLQATEAMPRVDGPSSTSGSWPIPSPPPVGEAPPSAYDPLQDTGYNIPVYGNSGAGGYGGSDMYDTGETGTLYGTYNSGDTFNSGPATEPSPGASFDAPGSGEPWNMPSGGYR; encoded by the coding sequence ATGAACCCTCGTCGTAGTAACAGCTCGCTCCCCAAACCGGGCCGGTCGGCCTATGGAGTGGCGACGACCGTCGTCCTGCTGCTCATACCCGTGGTGGTGGTGTACGGGGGCGGCTGGCTCCAGGACTTCCTGAACTTCGGTGCGGGCGTCCTGTCGCTCGTCAGCCTCACCAGCTCGGTGATCTGGGGCCTGGTCACCCAGGACCGGCTCATCCTCAACACCCGCCAGCGGATCGTCGCCCAGGCCATCCACCGGGTGCTCGCCGTCGCCTCGATCGCGTTCCTCCTGGTGCACGTAACGATCAAGCTGGCGCTGGGCCACACCGTCCTGATCGCCGCGCTGATCCCCTTCGGTCTCGGCGTCAAGGGCAGTGCGGGGCTGATCGGCCTCGGTTCACTGGCCGGCCTGCTCATGATCTTCGTGGGCGTCACCGGCGCGCTGCGCAACCAGTTCGCCTCCCCGGCGCCGGTGGCGGCGCGCTGGCGCGCCATGCACATGCTGGCCTACCCGGCCCTGTGCGCGGCGCTGATCCACGGTCTGTTCGCGGGGCGCCCGGCGAAGCCGTTCTTCATGGTGTCGTACGAACTGTGCCTCCTCGGAATCATGGCGGCGCTCGCCCTGCGGGCCGCGCCGCGCCCGTTGAAGCGCAAGATCGCCGACCGGATCGTCGCGATCATCGGCACCGAGGAGCGGCAGGCCTTCGAGGACCTGGACGCGAGCCGGGCCCGGAGGGCGGAGGCCTCGTCCGCGCTGCCGGGCTTCGAGGACCGGCGCGCCGCCGGGGCGGCGTTCCCGGACGCGACGACGCCCCCCGCGGCGGCCGCGTACGACAGCCCCGCGGCGGCGGAGCCCGCGACCGGCTTCGCCGCGGCCTACCGCGCGGTGTCCACTCCGGGCCGCCCCCAGCAGCCGTTCGCGACCGGCCAGACCACGCGCATGGACCTGCCGCTCGACCTGCAGGCGACGGAGGCCATGCCGCGCGTGGACGGCCCCTCCAGCACCTCGGGCAGCTGGCCGATCCCGTCCCCGCCGCCGGTCGGCGAGGCCCCGCCGTCGGCGTACGACCCGCTCCAGGACACCGGATACAACATCCCCGTCTACGGCAATTCGGGCGCCGGTGGATACGGCGGAAGTGACATGTACGACACCGGTGAGACGGGCACGCTCTACGGGACGTACAACTCGGGTGACACGTTCAACAGCGGTCCCGCCACCGAACCATCCCCCGGCGCCTCGTTCGACGCGCCGGGTTCGGGCGAACCTTGGAACATGCCTTCCGGAGGCTATAGGTGA
- a CDS encoding MFS transporter yields the protein MAALDVFIVNVAAPTIGSDLHASGAGLQLVIAGYTITYSVLLITGARLGDRLGHGRVHLAGLALFTAASLACGLARGVTALIVFRLVQGAGAALMIPQVLSLIQRTFTGEARARALGAYSAVLAVGAAAGQVVGGVLASADLFGTGWRPVFLVNVPVGALLLVLGRRVLPLGRGREPERARALDLPGLVLLGAAVSLLTVPLVLGQEEDWPLWSWLSLGTAAVLFAAFCGYESRLARRGGAPLIAPRVLRHPGIGRAVFRILAVMSVNAGFLFALTLHVQGGLGYSALRAGLSFAPTAVVFGAVSLTWRNWPAAWQRALTPAGFALTAVSAAVVGLAFHDGGDGGALLYAGYAGVGVGLALAFSPTLTGALATVRPEDAADASGLLATVVQLGQLIGVAAFGTLFLNRLESLGALRAYTSAEAFSVCAWALTGTAAAGAVSGLVLRRR from the coding sequence ATGGCGGCTCTCGACGTTTTCATCGTGAACGTCGCGGCCCCCACCATCGGTTCCGATCTCCACGCCTCGGGCGCCGGCCTGCAACTGGTGATCGCCGGCTACACCATCACCTACTCCGTGCTGCTGATCACCGGCGCCCGGCTCGGCGACCGGCTCGGCCACGGCCGGGTCCACCTCGCCGGACTCGCCCTGTTCACGGCGGCCTCGCTCGCCTGCGGCCTGGCGCGAGGGGTGACCGCACTGATCGTCTTCCGGCTGGTGCAGGGCGCGGGCGCGGCGCTGATGATCCCGCAGGTGCTCAGCCTGATCCAGCGCACCTTCACCGGCGAGGCCCGGGCGCGGGCGCTCGGCGCCTACTCGGCGGTCCTCGCCGTCGGTGCGGCGGCCGGACAGGTCGTGGGCGGCGTCCTGGCCAGCGCCGATCTGTTCGGCACCGGCTGGCGGCCGGTGTTCCTGGTCAACGTGCCGGTGGGCGCGCTCCTGCTGGTGCTGGGCAGGCGGGTCCTGCCGCTGGGCCGCGGCCGGGAGCCCGAGCGGGCGCGCGCCCTCGACCTGCCCGGACTCGTGCTGCTCGGCGCGGCCGTGTCGCTGCTGACCGTGCCGCTGGTGCTGGGGCAGGAAGAGGACTGGCCGCTGTGGTCCTGGCTGTCGCTGGGTACCGCCGCGGTGCTGTTCGCCGCGTTCTGCGGCTATGAGTCCCGGCTCGCCAGGCGCGGCGGTGCGCCGCTGATCGCACCTCGGGTCCTGCGCCACCCCGGCATCGGCCGTGCCGTGTTCCGGATCCTGGCCGTCATGTCGGTCAACGCCGGTTTCCTGTTCGCGCTGACCCTGCACGTCCAGGGCGGACTCGGCTACAGCGCTCTGCGGGCCGGTCTGAGTTTCGCGCCGACCGCGGTCGTCTTCGGCGCGGTCAGTCTGACCTGGCGGAACTGGCCCGCGGCCTGGCAGCGGGCGCTCACCCCGGCCGGGTTCGCGCTCACCGCGGTGTCCGCGGCCGTGGTGGGTCTCGCCTTCCATGACGGCGGTGACGGGGGAGCGCTGCTCTATGCCGGGTACGCCGGCGTCGGCGTCGGGCTCGCGCTCGCCTTCAGCCCGACGCTCACGGGGGCGTTGGCCACCGTGCGGCCCGAGGACGCGGCGGACGCCAGCGGGCTGCTGGCGACGGTCGTCCAGCTCGGTCAGCTGATCGGGGTGGCCGCATTCGGCACACTGTTCCTGAACCGGCTTGAGTCACTCGGGGCCCTGCGGGCGTATACCTCTGCGGAGGCGTTCTCGGTGTGCGCCTGGGCACTGACCGGAACGGCCGCAGCGGGGGCCGTGTCCGGACTGGTACTGAGGCGTCGCTGA
- a CDS encoding NADH-quinone oxidoreductase subunit NuoF family protein, with the protein MNEALPDVPEVRVVGLPQLTSGFDLVERLDLPMHLKVHGPLDPLGGEQLAQLAEAINLKGRGGAGFPFHKKLRSVAESAIKRGVRPVVVVNGSEDEPACRKDTVLINRAPHLILDGALLCAEALGARTLVIGVTRESTQRSMEAALAERGLSNSRRSALRAWVQRNPVRMVTGAAASLIRSIDGGPAIPPGRKISASQTGVGGAPTLLSNAETFAQLAIAARIGPERYGNTGLYDEPGTVMLTVSGAVARPMVLEVPTGVPLRYVLQLAGAPPVPQGVLTGGYHGKWIDAATVNEAIVSRNSLDAVGGSLGAGAILPISQETCPLGESLRVAQWLAEESAGQCGPCYLGLPAAARGMEDILNGGGPAALEALKQVAKNVKRRGACSHPDGSAMFLESTIKAFTDDLAAHVLGNGCGRPVEGVLPLFEGGRAPAGLPGGGEPEETGASRQKIYVDWTLCRGHGLCADILPEVFELGADGFPTVAQAQVPRYAEAKALRAVRRCPALALRIEEDTRGQAPSRNLPVLSQGRGRRALGR; encoded by the coding sequence GTGAACGAGGCCCTGCCCGACGTACCCGAAGTCCGCGTGGTCGGGCTTCCTCAGCTCACGTCGGGTTTCGACCTTGTGGAGCGACTTGATCTGCCCATGCACCTGAAGGTGCACGGGCCGCTTGATCCGCTGGGCGGCGAACAGCTCGCCCAGCTTGCCGAAGCCATCAATCTCAAGGGCCGCGGAGGTGCCGGCTTCCCCTTCCACAAGAAGCTGCGCTCGGTCGCCGAGTCCGCGATCAAGCGCGGGGTACGGCCGGTCGTCGTCGTCAACGGCAGTGAGGACGAACCGGCCTGCCGCAAGGACACGGTGCTCATCAACCGTGCCCCGCACCTCATCCTGGACGGCGCCCTGCTGTGCGCCGAGGCCCTCGGCGCCCGCACGCTCGTCATCGGGGTCACCCGGGAGTCCACCCAGCGCTCCATGGAGGCCGCGCTCGCCGAACGCGGCCTGAGCAACAGCCGCAGGTCGGCGCTGCGCGCGTGGGTGCAGCGCAACCCCGTGCGCATGGTCACCGGCGCCGCCGCGTCGCTGATCCGCTCGATCGACGGCGGTCCGGCGATCCCGCCCGGCCGCAAGATCAGCGCCTCGCAGACCGGGGTGGGCGGGGCGCCCACGCTGCTGTCGAACGCGGAGACGTTCGCCCAGCTGGCCATCGCCGCCCGCATCGGCCCCGAGCGCTACGGCAACACCGGTCTGTACGACGAGCCGGGCACCGTCATGCTGACGGTCTCCGGCGCGGTCGCCCGCCCGATGGTGCTCGAGGTCCCCACGGGTGTGCCGCTGCGCTACGTCCTGCAGCTGGCCGGTGCCCCACCCGTACCGCAGGGCGTGCTGACCGGCGGCTACCACGGCAAGTGGATCGACGCCGCGACCGTCAACGAGGCGATCGTCTCGCGCAACTCCCTGGACGCGGTGGGCGGTTCGCTGGGCGCCGGCGCGATCCTGCCGATCAGCCAGGAGACCTGCCCGCTGGGCGAGTCGCTGCGGGTGGCGCAGTGGCTGGCCGAGGAGAGCGCGGGCCAGTGCGGCCCCTGCTACCTCGGTCTGCCCGCCGCCGCGCGCGGCATGGAGGACATCCTGAACGGCGGCGGGCCAGCCGCCCTGGAGGCGCTGAAGCAGGTCGCGAAGAACGTGAAGCGGCGCGGGGCGTGTTCGCACCCGGACGGTTCCGCGATGTTCCTGGAGTCGACCATCAAGGCGTTCACCGACGATCTGGCCGCCCATGTCCTCGGAAACGGCTGCGGACGGCCCGTGGAGGGCGTTCTGCCGCTCTTCGAGGGAGGCAGGGCCCCTGCGGGCCTCCCGGGGGGCGGAGAGCCGGAGGAGACCGGTGCCAGCCGCCAGAAGATCTACGTCGACTGGACGCTGTGCCGGGGCCACGGCTTGTGCGCGGACATCCTCCCGGAGGTCTTCGAACTCGGCGCGGACGGCTTCCCGACGGTGGCTCAGGCGCAGGTGCCGCGCTATGCGGAGGCGAAGGCGCTGCGTGCGGTGCGTCGCTGTCCGGCGCTGGCGCTGCGCATCGAGGAGGACACGCGCGGGCAGGCGCCGTCGCGCAACCTGCCGGTCCTCTCCCAGGGCCGCGGCCGCCGCGCCCTGGGACGCTGA
- a CDS encoding glycosyltransferase 87 family protein: MIVLPGAHRRTPVAVGACLVSFAAFCLAQRAAHVSMIDVMVYRAEGATVRAGGDLYALRATAAGLPTTYPPFAALLFTVLTLPDAVTLRLLATAGNLALLVVLVRLSLKLVGHARVETAWWVAAGAVWCEPVWATLRYGQINLLLAALVLWDLCRRPADGYGRWAGAGLGLAAAVKLTPALFPVFLLATGVTARLRGGDGRPWLRHAQGAATAFAGATLLAAAVLPYDSWRFWTDMVFRPDRAGHAEETANQALRGVMARLLHTPDPGALWVLSVAVVAALGLSVAVAAELRGRRPWAVCACAVTALLISPVSWTHHWVWCVPLVLLLWTHGHRAAALATALVFCSYTPWWVPHGPGRPELHESGGQLAVSALYGGAAALFLVLAWTSLPRPRLRSEPGQAVTKE, from the coding sequence ATGATCGTGTTGCCCGGAGCACACCGCCGGACGCCCGTGGCCGTGGGCGCGTGCCTGGTGTCGTTCGCGGCGTTCTGCCTGGCACAGCGGGCCGCGCACGTGTCGATGATCGACGTGATGGTGTACCGGGCCGAGGGGGCCACCGTCAGGGCCGGAGGCGACCTGTACGCCCTGCGGGCGACCGCGGCGGGCCTGCCCACCACCTACCCGCCGTTCGCGGCCCTGCTGTTCACCGTGCTGACCCTGCCGGACGCCGTGACCCTGCGGTTACTGGCCACCGCGGGGAATCTCGCCCTCCTGGTGGTGCTCGTACGGCTGTCGCTGAAACTCGTCGGCCACGCGCGCGTGGAGACCGCCTGGTGGGTCGCGGCGGGGGCCGTGTGGTGCGAGCCGGTGTGGGCGACCCTGCGCTACGGCCAGATCAACCTGTTGCTGGCCGCCCTGGTGCTGTGGGACCTGTGCCGCCGGCCCGCCGACGGCTACGGCCGCTGGGCCGGGGCGGGGCTCGGGCTCGCCGCGGCGGTCAAGCTGACGCCCGCCCTGTTCCCGGTGTTCCTGCTCGCCACCGGGGTCACGGCACGCCTGCGGGGTGGGGACGGGAGGCCGTGGCTGCGGCACGCGCAGGGCGCGGCCACCGCGTTCGCCGGGGCGACGCTGCTGGCGGCGGCCGTCCTGCCGTACGACTCGTGGCGGTTCTGGACGGACATGGTGTTCCGCCCGGACCGGGCCGGGCACGCGGAGGAAACCGCCAATCAGGCCCTGCGCGGCGTCATGGCCCGTCTGCTGCACACTCCCGACCCGGGAGCCCTCTGGGTCCTGTCCGTGGCCGTGGTGGCCGCCCTGGGGCTCTCGGTGGCGGTGGCGGCGGAGCTGCGGGGGCGGCGGCCCTGGGCGGTGTGCGCCTGCGCGGTCACCGCGCTGCTGATCAGCCCGGTGTCGTGGACCCACCACTGGGTGTGGTGCGTGCCCCTGGTGCTCCTGCTGTGGACGCACGGACACCGGGCGGCCGCCCTGGCCACGGCACTGGTCTTCTGCTCGTACACCCCTTGGTGGGTGCCGCACGGCCCCGGGCGGCCCGAACTGCACGAGAGCGGCGGCCAGTTGGCCGTGTCGGCCCTCTACGGAGGGGCCGCCGCGCTGTTCCTCGTACTGGCCTGGACATCGTTGCCGAGGCCCCGGCTGCGGTCGGAGCCGGGTCAAGCGGTGACGAAGGAATAG